From Thermoanaerobaculia bacterium:
TTTCTGCTTCAGGGTGTCGCCGAGCTCCTTCCAGAGCTCCGGCGAATCGACCAGCCGCTCGCCGTGCGGCGGATTCGCGACCACCAGGCCCGGACCGGCCGGAGGGTCGAAGGCGAAGGCGTCACCTTCGATGAGATCGGTCTGCCCGAGGAGGCCAGCCGCGGCGAGGTTGCGCTGCGAGGCGACGATCGCCTCGCGCGCCAGATCGACGCCGATCATCCGGACTTCCGGGTCGGGCGCCCGGATCGGCTCCTCGCGGATCCCCCGCCAGAGCTCGCGGTCGAAGCCGGGCAAGCGCTCGAAGGCCCAGAGATTGCGCAGGCGGTTCGGCGCCAGACCGAGGGCGATGGCGCCCGCTTCGGCGAGAAACGTCCCCGAGCCGCACATGAGGTCGACGACCGGACCGTGCCCGTTCCAGCCGGAGGCGAGGAGCGCCGCCGCAGCGAGCTGCTCGCGCAGCGGCGCCGCGGTCGAGCTGACGCGGTAGCCGCGGCGGTCGAGCGGCTCGCCCGAGGTGTCGAGGAGGAGCGTCGCGCGGTCGCGAAAGAGCCGCAGCCGCAGCGCGACGTCCGGGCTCGAGCGCTCGATGTCGGAACGCGCCTGGAAACGCTCGCGCTGCGCATCGACGATGCCGTCCTTCGCCTTCATTGCGATCCAGCGCGTGTCGCGGATCTGCGAATGCGAGGACGTCGCCTGGATGGAGAAGGTGCGATCGGGCGAGAAGAGCTCGGCGAGCGGCAACGTCGCCCCGCCGTCGCGCTTCAGAAAGGCGTCCGGAGCGGATTCGACGAGCTCCCTGGCTCCGGTATAGAGCTGGTCGTTGTCTGCCGCGGGCCAGCTCGCGAGCTCGACGAGGACCCGGTTCGCGGTGCGCAACCGCCAGTTCGCCCGCAGGCCGTCGGCGAACGATCCGTCGAAGGCGACGCCGCCGGTCTCCCGGGAACGGACCTCGACTCCGAGCTCGCCCAGCTCGCGCTCGAGGAGCTCCTCGAGCCCGCGGCCGCAGGTGGCTATCCAGCGCATCTTCACTCCAGTCAGGTCCCGGCCCGGTCTCGGACGGCGCTCAACGGTCGCCGAGTGCGAGGCGGCGGTAGTCGCGATTCCAGTAGAGGAGCGGCGCTCCGTCCGGTCGGGGCACCGCGCTCGCCTGAACGGCGCCGATGTAGATCGTGTGGGTGCCGGCCGCGTGGCGCGAGTCGATCGTGCAGTCGAGCCAGGCGACGGCGTCTGCGAGCACCGGCGCGCCGGTCACGGCGGTGGTCCAGCGACCGGCCGCGAAGCGCTCCGAGTCCTTCCCCCAGGCGAAACGATCGGAGAGCGCCTGGTCGGAAGCGGAGAGGATGTTCACCGCGAACACC
This genomic window contains:
- a CDS encoding flavin reductase family protein, which translates into the protein MPVSADAFRDALRHFPAGVTLVTLKSGGEIHGLTVSAFVSVSPDPPLIAVIIDHKHRAHQFLEIPGAVFAVNILSASDQALSDRFAWGKDSERFAAGRWTTAVTGAPVLADAVAWLDCTIDSRHAAGTHTIYIGAVQASAVPRPDGAPLLYWNRDYRRLALGDR
- a CDS encoding RNA methyltransferase, producing the protein MRWIATCGRGLEELLERELGELGVEVRSRETGGVAFDGSFADGLRANWRLRTANRVLVELASWPAADNDQLYTGARELVESAPDAFLKRDGGATLPLAELFSPDRTFSIQATSSHSQIRDTRWIAMKAKDGIVDAQRERFQARSDIERSSPDVALRLRLFRDRATLLLDTSGEPLDRRGYRVSSTAAPLREQLAAAALLASGWNGHGPVVDLMCGSGTFLAEAGAIALGLAPNRLRNLWAFERLPGFDRELWRGIREEPIRAPDPEVRMIGVDLAREAIVASQRNLAAAGLLGQTDLIEGDAFAFDPPAGPGLVVANPPHGERLVDSPELWKELGDTLKQKYRGWKAVIFAGGATQGKLLGLKPTRRIPVWNGPLEARVLVLDLW